A region of Bacillota bacterium DNA encodes the following proteins:
- a CDS encoding methylated-DNA--[protein]-cysteine S-methyltransferase has translation MTGSREKGAPAGVGSLPRLRLAPLPTSWGLFRLGWTARGIAWLGLPGPDGGEAPPAAWLSRHFRPGEGAAAPAEPPGDVAGQLEAYLAGRSHRFDLPLDLRGTPFQLAVWRELLRLGWGERLSYGELALRLDRPGAARAVGAAVGANPVPVVVPCHRVVAAHGLGGYAGGEAMKRRLLLLEGGGAA, from the coding sequence ATGACCGGCTCTCGAGAAAAGGGGGCGCCCGCGGGGGTGGGAAGCCTCCCGCGGCTCCGCCTGGCTCCGCTACCCACTTCCTGGGGGCTCTTCCGGCTGGGTTGGACGGCGCGCGGCATCGCCTGGCTGGGTCTGCCCGGCCCTGACGGGGGCGAGGCGCCCCCGGCCGCCTGGCTGTCGCGTCACTTCCGCCCGGGGGAGGGCGCCGCCGCACCCGCGGAGCCGCCGGGCGACGTCGCCGGCCAGCTGGAGGCCTACCTGGCGGGCCGGTCGCACCGCTTCGACCTGCCCCTGGACCTGCGCGGGACGCCCTTCCAGCTGGCGGTCTGGCGCGAGCTGCTCCGGCTCGGCTGGGGCGAGCGCCTCTCCTACGGCGAGCTGGCGCTCCGCCTGGACCGTCCGGGCGCGGCGCGCGCGGTGGGGGCGGCCGTGGGCGCCAACCCGGTGCCCGTGGTCGTCCCCTGCCACCGCGTGGTGGCCGCCCATGGCCTGGGCGGCTACGCCGGTGGCGAGGCGATGAAGCGCCGCCTGCTCCTCCTGGAGGGCGGCGGGGCGGCATGA